One genomic region from Peromyscus eremicus chromosome 20, PerEre_H2_v1, whole genome shotgun sequence encodes:
- the Znf623 gene encoding zinc finger protein 623: MSDKLTVLEPSASEPGEFHEDRLAQLLGNPERQGLESPPSQEGGFKQMTVTHWKIQTGETAQMCSKSGRNPILNSNLLILQRELIEGEGRSCGIGGKSFPFNSNVVPHQVSHPGEKPYHCDHCGKGFSQNSLLSEHQRVHTGDRLYVCNVCGKDLIHYADLVEHQHVHTGEKPFKCAQCGKAFCHSSDLLRHQRVHTRERPFECKECGKGFSQSSLLIRHQRIHTGERPYECNECGKSFIRSSSLIRHYQIHTEVKQYECRDCGKAFRHRSDLIEHQRIHTGERPFECHECGKAFIRSSKLIQHQRIHTGERPYVCNECGKRFSQTSNFTQHQRIHTGEKLYECNECGKAFFLSSYLIRHQKIHTGERVYECKECGKAFLQKAHLTEHQKIHTGDRPFECKDCGKAFIQSSKLLLHQIVHTGEKPYVCSYCGKGFIQRSNFLQHQKMHTEENLYKYSQLGKDLTPPPDLVHQEDLSLSETSVHLGETSMDQECHADNL, from the coding sequence ATGTCAGACAAACTCACAGTGCTGGAACCTTCAGCCTCTGAGCCCGGGGAATTTCATGAAGACAGATTAGCGCAGCTGTTGGGGAATCCAGAGAGGCAGGGCCTAGAGAGTCCCCCCTCTCAGGAGGGGGGCTTCAAACAGATGACAGTGACCCACTGGAAAATTCAAACAGGAGAAACAGCCCAGATGTGTAGTAAGTCGGGAAGAAACCCTATTCTCAACTCAAACCTCCTTATACTTCAGAGAGAGCTTATAGAAGGGGAGGGCCGTTCTTGTGGTATTGGTGGCAAGAGCTTCCCTTTTAATTCAAATGTAGTTCCACATCAGGTTTCTCACCCAGGGGAGAAGCCTTATCACTGTGATCATTGTGGAAAAGGTTTCAGTCAAAACTCCCTCCTCAGTGAACATCAAAGAGTCCACACCGGGGACAGACTCTATGTGTGTAACGTGTGTGGGAAAGACCTCATTCACTATGCAGACCTAGTTGAACATCAGCATGTACATACAGGAGAAAAGCCCTTCAAGTGTGCCCAGTGTGGAAAAGCGTTTTGTCACAGTTCAGACCTGCTCCGGCACCAGAGAGTCCATACCAGAGAGAGGCCTTTTGAGTGTAAAGAGTGTGGGAAAGGTTTCAGTCAGAGCTCCTTGCTCATTCGCCATCAAAGAATCCACACAGGAGAGAGACCCTATGAGTGTAACGAGTGTGGAAAATCTTTCATTCGGAGCTCCAGCCTTATTCGCCATTACCAGATCCACACAGAAGTCAAACAGTATGAATGCAGGGACTGTGGGAAAGCCTTCCGACACCGTTCAGACCTCATTGAGCACcagagaattcacactggagagagaCCCTTTGAGTGTCATGAGTGTGGGAAGGCCTTTATTCGAAGCTCAAAGCTCATTcagcatcagagaattcatactggagaacgGCCTTATGTATGCAATGAGTGTGGGAAGCGTTTCAGTCAGACATCCAACTTCACTCagcatcagagaatccatactggggAAAAACTCTATGAGTGTAATGAATGTGGGAAAGCGTTCTTTCTGAGTTCATACCTTATACGACACCAGAAAATCCACACTGGTGAACGGGtgtatgaatgtaaagaatgtgggaaGGCTTTTCTGCAGAAGGCCCACCTCACTGAGCATCAGAAGATCCACACTGGAGACAGACCCTTTGAGTGCAAAgactgtgggaaagccttcatcCAGAGCTCTAAGCTGTTGCTGCATCAAATtgtacatactggagagaagccctatgtgTGCAGCTACTGTGGGAAAGGCTTTATACAGAGGTCCAACTTCCTTCAGCACCAGAAGATGCACACTGAAGAGAATCTCTACAAGTACAGTCAGCTTGGAAAAGATCTTACCCCACCTCCTGATCTTGTCCACCAGGAGGATCTTTCCCTGAGTGAGACCTCTGTTCATTTAGGAGAGACATCTATGGATCAGGAGTGTCATGCAGATAATTTATAG
- the Znf707 gene encoding zinc finger protein 707, with product MLENFRNFVELGYCGPRPDLISHLDQWDEPWVEDWDRPEFLEAQKGVCPGGRKSTDRKRARVRASAHERAHPRTGAKRGPTLKKSVLTLGKVRLPRATSGKKADQPEAFQNRMCGKSCRKQPGLREQGSSGGEGHPFICGTCGKALSCHSRLAAHQTVHTGTRSFECYECGQTFRWVSNLLRHQRNHTSEKPFCCEVCGQAFSLKDRLAQHRKIHTEHRPYGCGDCGKAFKQKSNLLRHRLVHTGERPFYCGSCGKAFRTKENLSHHQRIHSGEKPYTCGECGKAFRWPKGFSIHQRLHLTKRFYECQHCGKGFRHLGFFTRHQRTHGRGEV from the exons ATGCTTGAAAACTTCAGGAACTTCGTCGAGCTGG GATACTGTGGCCCTAGACCAGACCTTATTTCTCACCTGGATCAGTGGGATGAACCATGGGTTGAAGACTGGGACAGGCCTGAGTTTCTAGAAGCACAAAAAGGTGTCTGCCCAG GAGGCAGAAAGTCCACAGATCGTAAGAGAGCCCGTGTTCGGGCTTCAGCTCATGAGAGGGCCCATCCACGGACAGGAGCCAAGAGGGGGCCTACCTTGAAGAAGAGTGTCCTGACATTGGGGAAGGTGCGCCTCCCCAGAGCCACCTCTGGCAAGAAAGCGGACCAACCGGAAGCTTTCCAGAACCGGATGTGTGGGAAATCCTGCAGGAAGCAGCCAGGCCTGAGGGAGCAGGGCTCGAGTGGTGGGGAGGGACATCCCTTCATCTGTGGCACGTGTGGGAAGGCACTGAGCTGCCACAGCCGCCTGGCTGCTCACCAGACAGTGCACACGGGAACCAGGTCCTTTGAGTGCTATGAGTGTGGCCAGACGTTCCGCTGGGTGTCAAACCTCCTGCGCCACCAGAGGAATCACACGAGCGAGAAGCCCTTCTGCTGCGAGGTGTGTGGACAGGCCTTCAGCCTGAAGGACCGCCTGGCACAGCACCGCAAAATCCACACGGAGCACCGCCCCTATGGGTGCGGGGACTGCGGGAAGGCCTTCAAACAGAAGTCCAACCTGCTCCGGCACAGACTCGTTCATACTGGAGAGAGGCCCTTCTACTGTGGCAGCTGTGGCAAGGCCTTCCGCACGAAGGAGAACCTCAGCCACCACCAGCGGATTCACAGCGGGGAGAAGCCCTACACCTGCGGCGAGTGCGGCAAGGCCTTCAGGTGGCCCAAGGGCTTCAGCATCCACCAGCGGCTGCACCTGACCAAGAGGTTCTACGAGTGCCAGCACTGTGGGAAGGGCTTCCGCCACCTGGGCTTCTTCACGCGGCACCAGAGAACTCACGGGCGTGGGGAAGTATGA